One region of Paracoccus sp. SMMA_5_TC genomic DNA includes:
- a CDS encoding Hsp70 family protein, with the protein MAPQALAIDFGTSNSAAAILRDGHVQRIAMEADADTLPTAVFFPADGGAMRIGRAATQALIAGHEGRYMRALKSVLGTALLHETRLIAGRRRSLAQVIAAFLSELRQRAEQATGLRFHRALSGRPVHFHSNDPQADLRAEADLRACYLAAGFDQVDFLPEPQAAALASHRLGADDSLGLIVDIGGGTSDFSVIRSGRTGVRILANHGIRLGGTDFDQLLSLSHAMPLLGHGGELRREMGPGLLPMPNGIYVDLANWARIPFLYAPEPRRMAADMARLAVHPHKLRRLVTVLRDELGHDLAFAVEHGKIAANGGEIAHISLDFIEPGLATSLGHETLAATLAGHRQQLQDAMSQTLQFARVDAADIGHVILVGGSSLMEMVASAAHEVCPQARLLRSDAFTAVIDGLAIATAS; encoded by the coding sequence ATGGCCCCGCAGGCTCTGGCAATCGATTTCGGCACGTCCAATTCAGCCGCGGCGATCCTGCGCGACGGCCATGTGCAACGCATCGCCATGGAAGCAGATGCCGACACCTTGCCGACGGCGGTGTTCTTTCCCGCCGACGGCGGCGCCATGCGCATCGGCCGGGCGGCGACCCAGGCCCTGATCGCGGGGCACGAGGGGCGCTATATGCGGGCCTTGAAAAGCGTCCTTGGCACCGCGCTGCTGCATGAAACGCGCCTGATCGCCGGTCGTCGCCGGAGCCTGGCGCAGGTAATCGCAGCCTTTCTGTCCGAATTGCGCCAACGCGCCGAACAGGCAACCGGGCTGCGGTTTCACCGGGCGCTGTCCGGTCGGCCGGTGCATTTCCATAGCAACGACCCACAGGCCGATCTGCGCGCCGAAGCCGATCTGCGCGCCTGCTATCTGGCCGCCGGATTCGACCAGGTGGATTTCCTGCCCGAACCGCAGGCCGCGGCCCTGGCCAGCCACCGTCTTGGCGCGGACGACAGCCTGGGGCTGATCGTGGACATCGGCGGCGGCACCTCGGATTTCTCTGTCATCCGCAGCGGCAGGACCGGGGTGCGGATCCTGGCCAATCACGGCATCCGCCTGGGCGGCACCGATTTCGACCAGCTCTTGTCCCTGAGCCACGCGATGCCCCTGCTGGGTCATGGCGGAGAGTTGCGGCGCGAGATGGGGCCGGGGCTGTTGCCCATGCCCAACGGGATCTACGTCGACCTGGCAAACTGGGCCAGGATCCCGTTCCTTTACGCGCCCGAACCGCGTCGGATGGCGGCCGACATGGCGCGGCTTGCCGTCCATCCGCACAAGTTGCGCCGGCTGGTCACAGTGCTGCGGGATGAACTGGGCCATGATCTGGCCTTTGCGGTGGAACATGGCAAGATCGCGGCGAATGGCGGTGAAATCGCCCATATCTCGCTGGATTTCATCGAACCGGGGCTGGCAACCTCGCTTGGGCACGAGACCCTGGCGGCAACGCTGGCAGGACACCGTCAACAGTTGCAGGATGCCATGTCGCAGACCCTGCAATTCGCCCGAGTCGACGCCGCCGACATCGGCCATGTCATCCTTGTCGGCGGCTCGAGCCTGATGGAGATGGTGGCCAGCGCCGCGCATGAGGTCTGTCCCCAGGCGCGGCTGTTGCGCAGCGATGCCTTTACCGCCGTGATCGACGGGCTGGCAATCGCCACGGCATCCTAA
- a CDS encoding GlcG/HbpS family heme-binding protein — MLTVTRLDQQDARILIEGAEAHAREINVPMCIAITDDTGHLLAFSRMDGGKITSITIAIDKAFTAAGARKATHEYGAASQPGAPAYGIASAIGGRLMVVGGGLVVEHDGKAVGGIGVSSGTPAQDQAVAQAGIDHWLKNRG; from the coding sequence ATGCTGACCGTAACCCGTCTGGACCAACAGGACGCCCGCATCCTGATCGAGGGCGCCGAGGCCCATGCCCGCGAGATCAACGTGCCCATGTGCATTGCCATTACCGACGACACCGGCCATCTGCTGGCGTTTTCGCGGATGGATGGCGGCAAGATCACCTCGATCACCATTGCCATCGACAAGGCTTTCACCGCCGCCGGTGCCCGCAAGGCCACACATGAATACGGCGCCGCCAGCCAGCCGGGCGCCCCGGCCTATGGCATCGCGTCGGCCATCGGCGGCCGGTTGATGGTGGTGGGCGGCGGACTTGTGGTTGAACACGACGGCAAGGCGGTCGGCGGCATAGGCGTGTCCTCGGGCACGCCCGCCCAGGACCAGGCCGTAGCCCAGGCCGGGATCGACCACTGGCTGAAAAACCGCGGCTAG
- a CDS encoding nucleoside deaminase, whose translation MQHPPDSADPTPYLAQAIQLAHQNARAGGRPFGAVVVRDGRVIATAVNRMAELNDPTAHAEMLALRNAAQALGSIDLSGCRVYASGQPCPMCLAAMRMAGIAAVSYAYSNDEAEPHGLSTAAVYRELALPLAQQSMAIAHHPLRLPEVGDLYGDWRQARR comes from the coding sequence ATGCAGCATCCGCCCGACAGCGCCGATCCGACGCCCTATCTGGCGCAGGCGATCCAGCTGGCGCATCAGAACGCGCGGGCGGGCGGACGCCCCTTTGGCGCGGTGGTCGTGCGCGATGGCCGGGTGATCGCCACCGCCGTGAACCGCATGGCCGAGCTGAACGACCCCACCGCCCATGCCGAGATGTTGGCGCTGCGCAATGCGGCCCAGGCCCTGGGCAGCATCGATCTGTCGGGGTGCCGGGTCTATGCCAGCGGCCAACCCTGCCCGATGTGCCTGGCGGCGATGCGCATGGCCGGCATCGCAGCGGTCAGCTATGCCTATAGCAACGACGAGGCCGAGCCGCATGGCCTGTCGACCGCCGCTGTCTATCGCGAACTGGCCCTGCCGCTGGCGCAGCAATCCATGGCGATCGCACATCATCCGCTGCGCCTGCCCGAGGTCGGCGACCTCTATGGCGATTGGCGCCAGGCCCGGCGCTAG
- a CDS encoding L-cystine transporter, with protein MMIPLFINLAVFVLLLVLLARLHQRGGMSLSMRALIGLLIGTVFGIGLQLAYGSQSEVLKTTVNWIGIVGSGYVQLLQMVVMPLVFAAILSAVARLHDASALGRISVLTLGTLLMTTAIAALVGVLIALGFGLSAEGLAQGAAETARLSALETNYAPKVADLTVPQLLLSFIPKNPFADLTGANPTSIISVVIFAAFLGVAAIRLVRRDVEKGQQLLGLIDMLQAWISQLVRLIMALTPYGVMALMARMAASSNAADILNLGKFVIASYLGLAIMFGVHALLLTLTGVNPLTFFRKVMPALSFAFSSRSSAATIPLNVEVQTRRLGVPPTIASFAASFGATIGQNGCAGLYPAMLAVMVAPTMGIDPTDPGWIMTLLAIVTLSSAGVAGVGGGATMAALIVLPAMGLPVTLVALLISVEPLIDMGRTALNVSGAMTAGTVTSQLMGQTDRAILDSDDGELQNA; from the coding sequence ATCATGATCCCGCTGTTCATCAACCTTGCTGTCTTTGTTCTGCTGCTGGTGCTGCTGGCGCGGCTGCACCAGCGGGGTGGCATGTCCCTGTCCATGCGGGCGCTTATCGGTCTGCTCATCGGCACCGTTTTCGGGATCGGATTGCAACTGGCCTATGGCAGCCAGTCGGAAGTGCTGAAAACCACCGTCAACTGGATCGGCATCGTCGGCAGCGGCTATGTGCAGCTGTTGCAGATGGTGGTGATGCCGCTGGTCTTTGCTGCCATCCTCAGCGCGGTGGCCCGGCTGCACGATGCCAGCGCATTGGGGCGGATTTCGGTGCTGACGCTGGGCACGCTGCTGATGACCACGGCGATCGCGGCGCTGGTCGGGGTGCTGATCGCCCTGGGCTTCGGTCTGAGCGCCGAGGGTCTTGCCCAGGGCGCGGCCGAAACCGCCCGGCTCAGCGCGCTGGAAACCAATTATGCGCCCAAGGTGGCGGATCTGACCGTGCCGCAGCTGCTGCTTTCATTCATTCCCAAGAATCCCTTCGCCGATCTGACCGGCGCAAATCCGACCTCGATCATCTCGGTGGTGATCTTTGCCGCCTTTCTGGGGGTGGCCGCGATCCGGCTGGTGCGGCGCGATGTCGAAAAGGGCCAGCAGCTTCTGGGGCTGATCGACATGCTGCAAGCCTGGATCAGCCAGCTGGTGCGGTTGATCATGGCGCTGACCCCCTATGGTGTCATGGCGCTGATGGCGCGGATGGCCGCCAGTTCCAACGCGGCCGACATCCTGAACCTGGGCAAGTTCGTCATCGCCTCTTACCTGGGGCTTGCCATCATGTTCGGGGTGCACGCGTTGCTGTTGACGCTGACCGGGGTGAATCCGCTGACCTTTTTCCGCAAGGTGATGCCGGCGCTGAGCTTTGCCTTTTCCAGCCGCTCCAGCGCAGCGACCATTCCCCTGAACGTCGAGGTCCAGACCCGTCGCCTGGGGGTGCCGCCGACCATCGCCTCGTTCGCGGCGTCGTTCGGGGCGACCATCGGGCAGAACGGCTGTGCGGGCCTGTATCCGGCGATGCTGGCGGTGATGGTGGCCCCGACCATGGGGATCGATCCGACCGATCCGGGCTGGATCATGACGCTGCTCGCCATTGTCACCCTGTCCTCGGCCGGGGTGGCGGGGGTGGGTGGCGGCGCCACCATGGCGGCGCTGATCGTGCTGCCCGCCATGGGCCTGCCGGTGACGCTGGTGGCGCTGCTGATTTCGGTCGAGCCGCTGATCGACATGGGGCGCACGGCGCTGAACGTGTCGGGCGCGATGACGGCGGGGACCGTCACTTCGCAGCTCATGGGCCAGACCGATCGGGCGATTCTGGACAGCGACGACGGCGAGTTGCAGAACGCCTGA
- a CDS encoding asparaginase, with protein sequence MTDDDTPLIAVLGTGGTIASRKDAHGAASPALGGEELLALLPPLRVRLRPQEVLAKDSSALTLADMQHISASVAAQLSDTDVAGVVVLHGTDAMEETSLLVQLQHQPQKPVIFTGAQFAADHPRSDGIVNLADAVRMAMTGKDGVRLAFAGRELPCWGLYKRTTDLADAFALAGPVPAPALPRLPADVGATRVDIVAIHPGCDAAHLDASLDRGADGVVIAALGSGNASPEIVAAIQRASARGVPVVISSRVPEGEMAPIYGGGGGGHDMAAAGAIHARWLRPGQARILLAVLLANGCDRDRIRTAFG encoded by the coding sequence ATGACCGATGACGACACACCCCTGATCGCGGTGCTGGGCACTGGCGGCACCATCGCCAGTCGCAAGGATGCCCATGGCGCTGCCAGCCCGGCGCTCGGCGGCGAGGAGCTGCTGGCCCTGTTGCCGCCGCTGCGCGTGCGTCTGCGCCCGCAAGAGGTTCTGGCAAAGGATTCGTCGGCCCTGACCCTGGCCGACATGCAGCACATCAGTGCCAGCGTTGCGGCGCAACTGTCCGATACCGATGTGGCCGGGGTGGTGGTGCTGCACGGGACCGACGCGATGGAGGAAACCTCGCTGCTGGTGCAATTGCAGCATCAACCGCAGAAACCGGTGATCTTTACCGGGGCGCAGTTCGCCGCGGATCACCCGCGCTCGGACGGCATCGTCAATCTCGCTGACGCGGTCCGTATGGCGATGACGGGGAAGGATGGCGTGCGGCTGGCATTTGCCGGCCGCGAACTGCCGTGCTGGGGTCTTTACAAGCGGACGACCGACCTTGCCGATGCCTTTGCGCTGGCGGGCCCGGTGCCGGCACCCGCCCTGCCTCGCCTGCCGGCCGATGTCGGCGCGACGCGGGTGGATATCGTCGCCATTCACCCCGGCTGCGACGCGGCGCATCTGGATGCCAGCCTGGATCGCGGCGCGGATGGGGTGGTGATCGCCGCGCTGGGGTCCGGCAATGCCTCGCCGGAAATCGTTGCAGCGATCCAGCGGGCAAGCGCACGGGGCGTGCCGGTGGTGATCTCCAGCCGGGTGCCGGAGGGTGAAATGGCGCCGATCTATGGCGGCGGCGGCGGCGGGCACGACATGGCCGCGGCCGGGGCGATTCACGCCCGCTGGCTGCGGCCGGGGCAGGCGCGGATCCTGCTGGCCGTGCTATTGGCCAATGGCTGCGACCGCGACCGGATCAGGACGGCCTTTGGCTGA
- a CDS encoding FadR/GntR family transcriptional regulator produces MSELTDWLSDRIPFSRKNAAEAVFEDLRSAILSGRLPVGTRLPSESKLAEHYAVSRPIIREAMRSLQTLGLTRSGSGSGSFVISDRQGPQLDYGDMPARDLIEARPHIEIPTAGWAALRRSDAQANRMLALCDQMERQENPQRWVQLDSDFHCLIAEAANNTLFHQFVTGSRGAMMRQSQLVNLLADRRPKSDIEHRRIALAIVEGRAEDARAAMQLHLAEVDRATSRIISDQSAANKD; encoded by the coding sequence ATGAGCGAACTGACTGATTGGTTGTCTGACAGAATTCCGTTCAGCCGCAAGAATGCGGCCGAGGCGGTTTTCGAGGATTTGCGCAGCGCGATCCTTTCAGGACGCCTGCCGGTTGGGACGCGTCTGCCCTCGGAATCCAAGCTTGCCGAGCATTACGCGGTCAGCCGCCCCATCATTCGCGAGGCCATGCGGTCGTTGCAGACGCTGGGGCTGACCCGCAGCGGCAGCGGCAGCGGCAGCTTCGTCATCTCGGACCGCCAAGGGCCACAGCTGGATTATGGCGACATGCCCGCCCGCGACCTGATCGAAGCCCGCCCACATATCGAAATTCCGACCGCTGGCTGGGCGGCGCTGCGGCGTTCCGACGCGCAAGCCAATCGCATGCTTGCGCTCTGCGACCAGATGGAACGCCAGGAAAATCCGCAACGCTGGGTGCAACTGGATTCCGATTTCCACTGCCTGATCGCGGAAGCGGCCAACAACACCCTGTTCCACCAGTTCGTCACCGGCTCGCGCGGGGCGATGATGCGGCAATCGCAACTGGTCAATCTGCTGGCGGATCGACGTCCGAAATCGGATATCGAGCATCGCCGCATCGCGCTGGCCATTGTCGAGGGACGTGCCGAGGATGCCCGCGCCGCCATGCAGCTGCACCTGGCCGAGGTCGATCGCGCCACGTCGCGCATCATCAGCGATCAGTCCGCTGCAAACAAAGACTGA
- a CDS encoding pyridoxamine 5'-phosphate oxidase family protein: MTEQLDLFWDRLGSINAGMLGTVDSLKFVPMSHYADRDEGALWFITAQGVDLVDEIQSGPRNAIHLIADSSGKLWARIEGRLELSQDQEKLDEIWNAVAASWFEGGQRDPDVRLLRLGLTSAEVWATTGGVGFLYQLAKARLTGEKPDMGDHFQLRF, translated from the coding sequence ATGACCGAACAACTTGACCTGTTCTGGGACCGTCTGGGTTCGATCAATGCCGGCATGCTGGGCACGGTCGATTCGCTCAAGTTCGTACCCATGTCCCACTACGCCGATCGCGATGAAGGCGCATTGTGGTTCATCACCGCACAAGGCGTGGATCTGGTGGACGAAATCCAATCCGGTCCCCGGAACGCCATTCATCTGATCGCAGACAGTTCGGGAAAGCTGTGGGCGCGGATCGAGGGCAGACTGGAACTTTCGCAAGATCAGGAAAAACTGGACGAAATCTGGAATGCCGTGGCTGCATCCTGGTTCGAGGGTGGTCAGCGCGATCCGGACGTGCGGTTGCTGCGTCTGGGACTTACCAGCGCCGAGGTCTGGGCGACCACGGGCGGGGTGGGTTTCCTTTATCAGTTGGCGAAGGCGCGCTTGACGGGTGAAAAGCCCGACATGGGCGATCACTTTCAGCTGAGGTTCTGA
- a CDS encoding alkaline phosphatase D family protein encodes MTVPTLDCPGFRAGPMLFYRGQGDGHIALSAMVLTDADATAPGPLRAGEQILAPLPLLRIAELQAWRYDFILRPQDRGYELAGQFHPVVSDHRNDLRLAFVSCNGEENGDLDRDADERNLMWARLSQEHARQPFALLIQGGDQIYADEATQDHPLSENWPHHAPQVGDPAQIDDLRRHLQRRFVQRYLHVLESTDYAALLAQVPSLSIWDDHDICDGWGSLSDELTGSTVGQVLFAVARETCLLFQHGAVEADIPQLFLDPSGTSLTWKRELPGLTIAAPDLRSERNRHRIMGQAGWQAVDDLRPQGAHLFLISSVPLLGPRLSLLEQIMMLIPRMQHYEDDLRDQWQSRAHRTEWQRMLRRVLAWRQTAQVTAISGEIHLATRAEMGPAAQRVHQLVASGISHRAPPRAYARILGMFAGLGEAPLPEHPIRILPLPGQRHRYVAERNFLTLQRQQGKWQARWHLEHSGTTPPLDL; translated from the coding sequence ATGACCGTGCCGACCCTTGACTGCCCCGGCTTTCGCGCCGGACCCATGCTGTTCTATCGTGGCCAAGGTGACGGGCATATCGCACTGTCTGCAATGGTTCTCACGGACGCGGACGCGACCGCGCCGGGACCTTTGCGGGCAGGCGAGCAAATTCTTGCCCCGTTGCCCCTGTTGCGGATCGCCGAGCTTCAGGCCTGGCGCTATGATTTCATCCTGCGGCCACAGGATCGCGGCTATGAGCTGGCGGGGCAGTTTCATCCCGTCGTGTCAGACCATCGCAACGATCTTCGCCTGGCTTTCGTCAGCTGCAACGGAGAGGAAAACGGCGATCTGGACCGCGATGCCGACGAACGCAACCTGATGTGGGCGCGGCTGTCGCAAGAGCATGCCCGACAGCCATTTGCCCTGCTGATCCAAGGGGGCGATCAGATCTATGCCGACGAGGCTACGCAGGATCACCCGCTTAGCGAAAACTGGCCCCACCACGCCCCGCAGGTTGGCGATCCCGCACAAATCGATGACCTGCGCCGGCATTTGCAGCGCCGTTTCGTGCAACGCTATCTGCATGTTCTGGAATCTACGGATTATGCCGCCTTGCTGGCGCAGGTGCCCAGCCTGTCGATCTGGGACGATCATGACATCTGCGACGGCTGGGGATCGCTTTCCGACGAGCTGACCGGCTCGACCGTAGGGCAGGTGCTGTTTGCCGTGGCGCGCGAAACCTGCTTGCTGTTTCAACACGGTGCGGTCGAAGCAGATATTCCGCAGCTGTTTCTGGACCCATCCGGCACCAGCCTGACGTGGAAACGCGAATTGCCCGGATTGACGATTGCCGCACCCGATCTGCGGTCGGAACGCAACCGGCATCGCATCATGGGCCAGGCCGGCTGGCAGGCGGTCGATGATCTGCGGCCGCAGGGGGCTCACCTGTTCCTGATTTCCAGCGTGCCGCTGCTGGGGCCGCGGCTGTCGCTGCTGGAACAGATCATGATGCTGATCCCGCGGATGCAGCATTACGAGGACGACCTGCGCGACCAATGGCAAAGTCGCGCCCACCGCACCGAATGGCAACGCATGTTGCGCCGGGTTCTGGCCTGGCGCCAGACCGCGCAGGTCACGGCGATTTCCGGTGAAATTCATCTGGCCACCCGGGCCGAGATGGGGCCGGCGGCGCAAAGGGTGCATCAACTGGTCGCCTCGGGCATATCGCATCGCGCGCCACCCCGCGCCTATGCCCGGATCCTGGGCATGTTTGCCGGACTGGGCGAAGCACCGTTGCCGGAACACCCCATCCGCATCCTGCCCTTGCCCGGCCAGCGTCACCGCTATGTGGCCGAACGCAACTTCCTGACCTTGCAACGCCAGCAAGGAAAATGGCAGGCGCGCTGGCATCTCGAGCACAGCGGCACAACCCCACCGCTGGACCTGTGA
- a CDS encoding S-(hydroxymethyl)glutathione dehydrogenase/class III alcohol dehydrogenase — MRTRAAVAVAPGKPLQIMDVNLEGPKAGEVLVEIKATGICHTDEFTLSGADPEGIFPSILGHEGAGVVVKVGEGVTTLKPGDHVIPLYTPECRQCPSCLSQKTNLCTAIRATQGQGLMPDGTTRFSMLDGTPIYHYMGCSTFANHTVLPEIALAKVDPEAPFDKICYIGCGVTTGIGAVLNTAKVETGAKAVVFGLGGIGLNVIQGLKLAGADMIIGVDLNNDKRAWGERFGMTHFVNPQEIQGSLVQHLVDMTKTPFDQIGGADYSFDCTGNVKVMRDALECTHRGWGVSVVIGVAPAGAEIQTRPFQLVTGRVWKGTAFGGARGRTDVPRIVDWYMNGKIEIDPMITHTLTLDEINKGFDLMHRGESIRSVVVF, encoded by the coding sequence ATGCGCACCCGCGCTGCCGTCGCCGTTGCCCCTGGAAAGCCCCTGCAGATCATGGACGTCAATCTCGAGGGGCCAAAGGCCGGCGAAGTCCTGGTCGAGATCAAGGCCACGGGGATCTGCCACACTGACGAGTTCACTCTTTCCGGCGCCGATCCCGAAGGCATCTTTCCCTCGATTCTCGGACATGAGGGCGCAGGTGTCGTGGTGAAAGTGGGCGAGGGTGTGACCACGCTGAAGCCCGGCGACCACGTGATCCCGCTTTACACGCCGGAATGTCGGCAGTGCCCGTCTTGCCTGTCGCAAAAGACCAACCTGTGCACGGCAATCCGGGCCACTCAGGGTCAGGGGCTGATGCCGGACGGCACCACCCGCTTCTCGATGCTGGATGGCACGCCCATCTATCACTACATGGGCTGTTCGACCTTTGCCAACCACACGGTGCTTCCGGAAATCGCGCTGGCCAAGGTGGATCCCGAAGCGCCTTTCGACAAGATCTGCTACATCGGTTGCGGTGTAACCACGGGCATCGGTGCTGTGCTGAATACCGCCAAGGTTGAAACCGGCGCCAAGGCGGTGGTGTTCGGATTGGGGGGCATCGGGCTGAACGTCATCCAGGGCCTGAAGCTCGCAGGCGCCGACATGATCATCGGCGTCGATCTGAACAATGACAAGCGCGCCTGGGGCGAGCGTTTCGGCATGACCCATTTCGTCAACCCGCAGGAAATCCAGGGGTCGCTGGTCCAGCATCTTGTCGACATGACCAAGACGCCCTTCGATCAGATCGGGGGTGCCGACTACAGTTTCGACTGCACGGGCAACGTCAAGGTGATGCGGGATGCGCTGGAATGCACGCATCGCGGCTGGGGTGTCTCGGTCGTTATCGGAGTGGCGCCGGCTGGGGCCGAAATCCAGACCCGGCCCTTTCAGCTGGTGACGGGGCGCGTATGGAAAGGCACAGCCTTCGGCGGTGCACGCGGACGCACCGATGTTCCCCGGATTGTCGACTGGTACATGAACGGCAAGATCGAGATCGACCCGATGATCACGCACACCCTGACGCTGGACGAGATCAACAAGGGGTTCGACCTGATGCACCGCGGCGAATCGATCCGTTCGGTGGTGGTGTTCTGA